Genomic window (Verrucomicrobiia bacterium):
TGGTCGCGGACACTCGCAGCCGTCCCAGCAAACCTTGGCGGGCGACGGCCTCCCGCGCGACCGCATCGCGGAGCGCTTCGCATTCGCGCCGGGAACATTCGTGCCGCTGGGACAGTTCAATCATCTGTTTCTGCAATTTAATCAAGCGACGATACGACGCCAAGTCGTTCGCTACCGGCTTGGGTTGTTCCCATTGTTCGCCTTTCCGTGCCATTGCGCCCTGTTGACTATACCTGTGCTATATTTCGTAAAACTTCTGCGCTCACGCCATGTCAATGACGAGATAACAATTAAAAGCGATTTCGGTGACTTCAAGCATGATTCTATCTCATTCTGTAAGAACTCGCTCAATCCCTGACTTTGGGTGTTGGACGGCTAAGACCGCCGAAGCGATGTTGTTCACGCGAAGGTAGGCGCCAAGCATCTTCAATTGAGTCCAAGCGATCTCTTCCTGGACCTTGGACTGAACAGGCATCTTCCTGACTTCGAGGACGTAAGGCCATTCCGCCACTTCTGCGAATTGAACAGGATCGGAATTTCGATAAAGCACCAGTTGGCCTATATCCGGTGGCATCAAGTATCCCACAGGTGCTTTACCAGAATTATTTTCGAGATGTACGGGTGCATGCTCTTCCGAAGTGCGAAGCTCATTAAGTTTAGTGGTCAAGCGGTACATATCCATTTCGGTCTTGATCAAGAGCAACATATCCGTACGCCTTTACGAGGTTACCGCCTTTACCACCTTCTGCGCGGCGTCGGCCATCGTGTCGCCGGTGATGAGTGTGAGGCCGGATCCCGCCAAGGTTTTTTTGCCGGCGACGACGTTGTTGCCTTCGAGTCGCACGACGAGCGGCAGCTTTAATCCCGTTTCTCGCACGGCCGCAACGATGCCGCTGGCGATGATGTCGCAATCCATGATGCCGCCGAAGATGTTGACAAAAATGCCTTTCACATTCGGGTCTTGCAGGATGATTTTGAACGCGGCCGTGACCTGATCCTTGCTTGCGCCGCCGCCGACGTCGAGGAAGTTTGCGGGCATCCCCCCGTAATGCTGGATGATGTCCATCGTTGCCATCGCGAGACCAGCCCCGTTCACAAGGCAGGCGATGTTTCCGTCGAGCTTGATGTAATTCAGCGCATACTTGCTGGCTTCGATTTCCAACGGCGCTTCTTCGCCCAGATCACGCATCGCTTGAATATCTTTGTGACGATAGAGCGCATTATCATCGAGGCCGATCTTGGCGTCCACGCAGGACAACGTTTCCTTGCCATCCGCACCGACGACGATGCAGAGCGGGTTGATCTCCACCATGCTCGCGTCGCATTCCCACCACGTCTTGTAAACGCCCATGAGCAGTTTCACGCCGCTGTTGAAGGCGTCACCCTTCAAGCCGAGCGCCGCCGCGATTTTGCGCGCCTGATACGGCATGATACCGACGGCGGGGTCAATGTGTTCCTTGATGATTTTCTCGGGATGCTTCTCGGCGACTTCTTCGATGTCCATGCCGCCCTCGGTGCTAGCCATGAGGAGCGGACGCGACGTGGCGCGATCCAGCAGGACCGCAAGATAAAATTCTTTTTTGATTTCTTCCGCCGCTGCCACGAGCAGCTTTTTCACAAGGCGGCCGTCCGGTCCGGTCTGTTTGGTGACCAGCACCTGGCCGAGCATGGCCTGGGCTTTTTCATGAACTTCTGCCGCGCTTTTGCATAATTTCACGCCGCCTTGAAAGCCGCTCTTG
Coding sequences:
- the sucC gene encoding ADP-forming succinate--CoA ligase subunit beta, producing MNIHEYQAKQLLAQHGVTVPPGEVCTTAAEAQAVAEKLFAGGNKLVVVKSQIHAGGRGKGTFKSGFQGGVKLCKSAAEVHEKAQAMLGQVLVTKQTGPDGRLVKKLLVAAAEEIKKEFYLAVLLDRATSRPLLMASTEGGMDIEEVAEKHPEKIIKEHIDPAVGIMPYQARKIAAALGLKGDAFNSGVKLLMGVYKTWWECDASMVEINPLCIVVGADGKETLSCVDAKIGLDDNALYRHKDIQAMRDLGEEAPLEIEASKYALNYIKLDGNIACLVNGAGLAMATMDIIQHYGGMPANFLDVGGGASKDQVTAAFKIILQDPNVKGIFVNIFGGIMDCDIIASGIVAAVRETGLKLPLVVRLEGNNVVAGKKTLAGSGLTLITGDTMADAAQKVVKAVTS